The sequence TGCCCAGTGTAAGCGAACCACCCGAAGCCTGAGCTTTTTCAATTTCATAGCCCAGAGTAGTGACAGCCCCTTTCCAGACATCACCATACTGACTGCCTGTTTTCGGGAGCACCTCTCCGTTCACGGAATAAATCTCATCCCCGATCTGGAGTCCGGCTAGACCGCCTGGACCACCAGTATCTACCGCCGTGATGCGGAGCAGGCTAGTGCCCTCTGTTTCTGTGGCTGTCCCCCCTATCGGGCCCAGAGGGAACGGATTGTTAGCTAATACTGTTCCTGAGACTGTACACAGTCCCAGAGACAACAGTGTCCTGAGGTTTTTGTATGCATGAGAGCGGAGCATATTCTTTTGTTAGTTTATGAGTTATGCGTGACATATGAGTAGGGGGAATGAGATCTAGTTCTTTGCGGGCAGTTTAAACACCACCTCCACTTTGAAATTTTTGTTAGGTAACACCTTAGCGTTTGCTGCATAGAGGGTGTCGTCTTGGTTCCTAGGACGCAGGCCGTTTACCAGAGCCGCATCATCAGCGATGATGGAAATGACGGACCCCTCGCTTGATGCCGCGAAGGCTCCTCCCCGGACATTGGACCCTGAATACACCCAATGACCACTGGCCAAGCCGCCCACTCCACCAGAGTCGAGCCGCTCAGAATCCGTTCTAAGCACACACTCGGTAGCTGGCAGACGCTTCAGTGGACCGTTGCTTTTCCAAACGATTTCCACAGCCACTTGGCTCGTCTTATCCGCTTGCAAATAACTTTTGGGCCACTGGGCGACAGGAAGCTCTTTCATACCCAGTAAAAGGCAAGCTACATGAATATCAGCAGGCTTTGCCGATGTAGAGAAAACAGACTCGTGAAGTTTTCCAGAATCCGCCACCAGTATATATTCCACCACACCTTCCGTCATATTGACTTCCGCTGGAACATGGACTGCACGATTCTTCTTATCCAGAATCACCTTACCTATCTGGTAGCGCCCTCCCCCCAGTGACTTCACTACTGGCTTTTGAGAAGTAGTCTCACCATCTTTCTGCACTTCTCCCTTAGACTCCTCTTTGGGTTTATTGGGCAGATACTTACCTGACTTCGAGAGCTGGTTCTGATCCACTTTTACACTCTGCCTCTCAGGCTCACTCACACCACTCTGAGGAAGCAGCCAAACAAAAGCACACCCCATCAGAGATGTTGTTAGTTTCGTAGCAGATGTCATGGAGAGCAAAGGTAAGGGTTAATTTTTATCCATTGAGAGCATTGAGTCACTTTCCCCTCTCATAAAAATATCTCTAGAGTTATACTCAAATGGGGTAATTTATGAAGGTTCGGAAACTCGCAAGCTATAGGATAATTTCATAAATATCTATTCATCTGGATGCAATAGATTATTTCACCAACACGACCCCCATTAACCGACCAGTACTCTCTAAACCCTATAAACACTGGAACGTGAACCAACCAGTTGGCTTTTTGAGTTCACAAGTATTTCACCTGAAAATCACCTGTATTACCAATACACATTAACCAATGTTAGATATATCTAACATTATTAAACAGGTATAGATTCGAGAATACCAGAAACCTCCAAAAACTGACATAAATTATTAAATAAAAATCAAACA is a genomic window of Rubritalea squalenifaciens DSM 18772 containing:
- a CDS encoding YdjY domain-containing protein, with the translated sequence MTSATKLTTSLMGCAFVWLLPQSGVSEPERQSVKVDQNQLSKSGKYLPNKPKEESKGEVQKDGETTSQKPVVKSLGGGRYQIGKVILDKKNRAVHVPAEVNMTEGVVEYILVADSGKLHESVFSTSAKPADIHVACLLLGMKELPVAQWPKSYLQADKTSQVAVEIVWKSNGPLKRLPATECVLRTDSERLDSGGVGGLASGHWVYSGSNVRGGAFAASSEGSVISIIADDAALVNGLRPRNQDDTLYAANAKVLPNKNFKVEVVFKLPAKN